A genomic stretch from Pseudomonadota bacterium includes:
- a CDS encoding sigma-54 dependent transcriptional regulator — MKATSSASKVLVVDQDIQRAHHTSRTLEGIDYQPVVVTDMAELPGIESRSNYLAVMLGKVSETDRLESLLKLGRPGHGKIPFLMISDSADDPGLMQLVSKLDPKRAWKMDSPVQTPRLAQLLERAERCDRRKNQNLRFTPTGRSKRISRVRELIHQVAPHNSTVLITGESGTGKEVVARSIHENSSRADMPFVPINCGAIPPELLESELFGHEKGAFTGALTSRKGRFELAEGGTIFLDEIGDMSMSMQVKLLRVLQERCYERVGGTQTRRCNVRVLAATHCCLEEAIEKKEFRLDLFYRLNVFPIEMPPLRKRQTDLPELVNDLMLKQEGDGRRSLRLTTAAMTALASYPWPGNIRELSNLVERLTIQNSQGKIDIDDLPARYRDGFDDRIDDSADDEPLHLNPTDSGSFPGEGLDLREHLSGVEKHLIRQALDATNGTVAGAARLLNLGRTTLVEKLRKYEIESPAHSSRN; from the coding sequence ATGAAGGCCACCAGTTCAGCGTCCAAAGTGCTCGTTGTCGATCAGGACATTCAACGAGCGCATCACACCAGCCGAACACTTGAGGGAATCGACTATCAGCCGGTGGTCGTCACCGACATGGCGGAACTACCGGGCATCGAGTCTCGCAGTAACTATCTTGCCGTCATGCTCGGCAAAGTGTCCGAGACCGATCGACTCGAATCGCTCTTGAAGCTTGGGCGACCCGGTCATGGCAAGATACCGTTTTTGATGATATCCGACAGCGCGGATGATCCGGGCCTAATGCAACTGGTGAGCAAACTGGATCCCAAACGTGCCTGGAAGATGGATTCACCGGTCCAAACACCGCGTCTGGCACAGCTACTGGAGCGTGCTGAGCGCTGCGATCGTCGCAAGAACCAAAACCTTCGATTCACCCCTACAGGCCGCTCAAAGCGTATTTCCCGTGTGCGCGAGCTCATTCATCAAGTGGCTCCGCACAACAGTACGGTGTTGATTACGGGCGAATCGGGAACGGGTAAGGAAGTGGTCGCACGCTCCATTCATGAGAATTCTTCGCGCGCCGACATGCCGTTTGTGCCGATCAACTGTGGCGCAATTCCGCCCGAGCTATTGGAAAGTGAACTGTTTGGGCATGAGAAGGGTGCGTTTACCGGTGCTCTGACCAGCCGTAAGGGCCGCTTCGAGTTGGCGGAAGGCGGCACCATTTTTCTCGACGAAATCGGCGATATGAGTATGTCGATGCAGGTAAAGCTACTGCGTGTGCTGCAAGAGCGCTGTTACGAGCGAGTCGGTGGCACCCAAACCCGTCGATGCAATGTACGCGTGCTGGCTGCAACGCATTGCTGTTTGGAGGAGGCCATTGAGAAAAAGGAATTCCGCCTCGATCTGTTTTACCGACTAAACGTGTTTCCGATTGAAATGCCACCCTTGCGCAAGCGACAAACGGATTTGCCAGAGTTAGTCAACGACTTGATGTTGAAGCAAGAAGGTGATGGGCGACGCAGCTTACGCCTGACCACCGCGGCGATGACCGCTTTGGCCTCTTATCCCTGGCCAGGCAATATCCGCGAACTGTCGAATCTGGTCGAGCGGCTTACCATTCAAAATTCGCAAGGAAAGATCGACATTGACGATCTACCCGCGCGCTATCGAGACGGCTTTGATGATCGGATCGACGACAGCGCAGACGACGAGCCACTGCATTTGAATCCGACCGACAGCGGCAGTTTTCCTGGCGAAGGTCTTGATCTTCGTGAGCACCTCAGCGGCGTCGAGAAGCATCTCATTCGTCAAGCACTCGATGCGACAAATGGCACGGTTGCGGGTGCTGCGCGATTGCTAAATCTCGGTCGCACGACACTGGTTGAAAAGCTGCGCAAATATGAAATTGAATCGCCCGCACACTCGTCAAGAAATTGA